The Agromyces mangrovi genome contains a region encoding:
- a CDS encoding aminotransferase class V-fold PLP-dependent enzyme produces the protein MSLDRFIDGFDEEPGYLDYARTGPLSRAVLEEGNVLADFLRRVRHGSLDVLAEQDLRLRTAVSTLTGFDVDRIAFQPNTTSGLLHAMFGLTGNVLLSPDEFPSLPLAAVRAQEALHTVQPTWLETDHGRVTPGQIRRQLADNTVAVAVSLVDSRTGYVADLEGIRQVIGDRLLIVDAIQGFGIVDAPWEHVDVIASGGQKWCRAGWSTGFLALSERAVDLLVPVFSGYTGTEETEVWGEVPPPAPDARAYRTSVPDPIAESRLAVALEEIAEVGVAEIASAVARNVSDVIDLADDFAVPLASSRDERERAGIVVLEPEPERLSALTAALHNHGITSTTRGGTVRLSVHAGTTRETLDMLRAAFVSFSTTGY, from the coding sequence GTGAGTCTCGACCGCTTCATCGACGGGTTCGACGAGGAGCCCGGCTACCTGGACTACGCGCGCACCGGGCCGCTGTCGCGGGCGGTGCTCGAGGAGGGCAACGTCCTCGCAGACTTCCTCCGACGGGTGCGGCACGGCAGCCTCGACGTGCTCGCCGAGCAGGACCTCCGGCTGCGCACCGCGGTGTCGACGCTGACCGGCTTCGACGTCGACCGCATCGCGTTCCAGCCGAACACGACCTCGGGCCTGCTGCACGCCATGTTCGGGCTGACCGGGAACGTGCTGCTCTCGCCCGACGAGTTCCCGAGCCTGCCGCTCGCGGCGGTGCGCGCGCAGGAGGCGCTGCACACCGTGCAGCCGACGTGGCTGGAGACCGACCACGGACGCGTCACGCCGGGGCAGATCCGGCGGCAGCTCGCCGACAACACGGTCGCCGTCGCGGTCAGCCTGGTCGACTCGCGCACCGGGTACGTCGCCGATCTCGAGGGCATCCGACAGGTCATCGGCGACCGCCTGCTGATCGTCGACGCCATCCAGGGCTTCGGCATCGTGGACGCGCCGTGGGAGCACGTCGACGTCATCGCGTCGGGCGGGCAGAAGTGGTGCCGGGCGGGGTGGAGCACCGGGTTCCTCGCGCTGTCGGAGCGCGCGGTCGACCTGCTCGTGCCGGTCTTCTCGGGCTACACCGGCACCGAGGAGACCGAGGTCTGGGGCGAGGTGCCGCCGCCGGCTCCGGATGCCCGTGCCTACCGCACCTCGGTGCCCGACCCGATCGCCGAGTCGCGCCTCGCCGTCGCGCTCGAGGAGATCGCCGAGGTCGGCGTCGCCGAGATCGCCTCGGCGGTCGCGCGCAACGTGAGCGACGTCATCGACCTGGCCGACGACTTCGCGGTGCCGCTCGCGTCGTCGCGCGACGAGCGGGAGCGTGCCGGCATCGTGGTGCTGGAGCCCGAGCCCGAGCGCCTCAGCGCGCTGACCGCGGCGCTGCACAACCACGGCATCACGTCGACCACGCGGGGCGGCACCGTGCGCCTGTCGGTGCACGCGGGCACGACCCGGGAGACCCTCGACATGCTGCGGGCGGCGTTCGTGTCGTTCTCCACGACCGGGTACTGA
- the trhA gene encoding PAQR family membrane homeostasis protein TrhA translates to MTPRSTARPEDVAEHLGHPVAELDESDRAVAADERRDPHLPNIPLLDASVANPADIRPSWRGWIHAGTFPVAIAAGIVLITLAEGAPAKWASAVFMLTSLLLFGNSALYHRFDWSPKVKVILKRIDHANIFLLIAGTYTPLAILALPPEKGWLLLGIVWGGALLGIGFRVFWITAPRWLYVPIYVLLGWAAMMYIVDLVNANVAMMVLVCVGGVLYTAGAVVYAIKKPNPWPGHFGFHEIFHVFTVLAFLCHWTATLLIALAPAYHAG, encoded by the coding sequence ATGACCCCGCGCAGCACCGCCAGACCCGAAGACGTCGCCGAGCACCTCGGCCACCCGGTCGCGGAGCTGGACGAGTCCGACCGCGCGGTCGCCGCCGACGAGCGCCGCGACCCGCACCTGCCGAACATCCCGCTGCTCGACGCCTCGGTCGCGAACCCCGCCGACATCCGACCCAGCTGGCGCGGCTGGATCCACGCGGGCACCTTCCCGGTCGCGATCGCGGCGGGCATCGTGCTCATCACGCTCGCCGAGGGTGCTCCCGCCAAGTGGGCGTCCGCGGTGTTCATGCTCACGTCGCTGCTGCTGTTCGGCAACTCCGCGCTGTACCACCGGTTCGACTGGTCGCCCAAGGTCAAGGTGATCCTGAAGCGCATCGACCACGCCAACATCTTCCTGCTCATCGCGGGCACCTACACGCCGCTCGCGATCCTGGCGCTGCCGCCCGAGAAGGGCTGGCTACTGCTCGGCATCGTCTGGGGCGGAGCCCTGCTCGGCATCGGCTTCCGGGTGTTCTGGATCACCGCGCCGCGCTGGCTCTACGTGCCGATCTACGTGCTGCTGGGCTGGGCCGCGATGATGTACATCGTCGACCTCGTGAACGCGAACGTCGCCATGATGGTGCTCGTCTGCGTCGGCGGCGTGCTCTACACCGCCGGTGCGGTGGTGTACGCGATCAAGAAGCCGAACCCGTGGCCGGGCCACTTCGGCTTCCACGAGATCTTCCACGTGTTCACCGTGCTGGCGTTCCTCTGCCACTGGACGGCGACGCTGCTGATCGCACTCGCGCCCGCCTACCACGCGGGCTGA
- a CDS encoding carbonic anhydrase has translation MALRDGNRRFVAGTPEHPHQDVERRAALSQGQRPLVAIFGCADSRLSAEIIFDVGLGDAFVVRNAGQVVSTDVLGSLEYAVGVLGVPLILVLGHDACGAVQAAIDSQATDADPLPPNIQTVVDRIVPAVRKVAGVAADAPVQPSHVDAGFVGREHLRDTVSEMIERSELISAAIAEGTLAVVGANYRLMEGRVETDVVVGQL, from the coding sequence ATCGCCCTGCGCGACGGCAACCGCCGCTTCGTCGCCGGCACCCCGGAGCACCCGCACCAGGACGTCGAGCGCCGCGCCGCGCTCTCGCAGGGCCAGCGGCCGCTGGTCGCCATCTTCGGCTGCGCCGACTCGCGCCTCTCCGCCGAGATCATCTTCGACGTCGGCCTCGGCGACGCCTTCGTGGTGCGCAACGCGGGCCAGGTCGTGTCCACCGACGTGCTCGGCTCGCTCGAGTACGCCGTCGGCGTGCTGGGCGTGCCGCTCATCCTCGTGCTCGGCCACGACGCGTGCGGCGCCGTGCAGGCCGCGATCGACTCGCAGGCCACCGACGCCGACCCGCTGCCGCCGAACATCCAGACCGTCGTCGACCGCATCGTGCCGGCCGTGCGCAAGGTCGCGGGGGTGGCGGCGGATGCCCCGGTGCAGCCGTCGCACGTCGACGCGGGGTTCGTCGGCCGCGAGCACCTGCGCGACACCGTCTCCGAGATGATCGAGCGTTCCGAGCTGATCAGCGCCGCGATCGCGGAAGGTACGCTTGCTGTCGTCGGAGCGAACTACCGGCTCATGGAGGGCCGGGTCGAGACCGACGTCGTCGTCGGCCAGCTCTGA
- a CDS encoding exodeoxyribonuclease VII small subunit produces the protein MPTHDDIAELSYEQARDELVRVVGELEQGAPTLEHSLQLWERGEALAARCEEWLVGARARLEAARTGAGTEASGAPDRGAEA, from the coding sequence ATGCCCACGCACGACGACATCGCCGAGCTCAGCTACGAGCAGGCGCGCGACGAGCTCGTCCGCGTCGTCGGCGAACTCGAGCAGGGCGCCCCGACGCTCGAGCACTCGCTCCAGCTCTGGGAGCGCGGCGAGGCACTGGCCGCCCGCTGCGAGGAGTGGCTCGTCGGCGCGCGCGCACGCCTGGAGGCCGCGCGCACGGGCGCCGGCACCGAGGCATCCGGCGCCCCCGACCGCGGAGCCGAGGCCTGA
- the xseA gene encoding exodeoxyribonuclease VII large subunit, whose protein sequence is MTDAPSTRDAPWPVALLSEKLRGYIDRLGTAWVEGEVTQWGVSNGNVYGKLKDLDRDATLSFTLWSSVRARLTEQFAQGDRVVALVKPNWWVKGGSLTMQVYELRHVGLGDLLERLERLRAQLAAEGLFDPARKRPLPFLPHRIGLVTGRDSDAEQDVLRNARLRWPSVDIRLEYAAVQGDRTAREVSRAIELLDADPEVDVIIVARGGGDFQNLLGFSDERVLRAAAAATTPIVSAIGHEADRPLLDEVADLRASTPTDAAKRVVPDVADELARVRQARARIGARMAHLVAAEFDRIGQLRSRPVLADPRTMVDARAQEITRWVARGSDLAERAVEQARVATDQLHARLRALSPQATLDRGYAIVQRADGRIVREPADAPAGDEVLVALPVGSIRAESLGPGDREGDAPPAEHAGSAE, encoded by the coding sequence ATGACCGACGCCCCCTCGACGCGCGATGCACCGTGGCCCGTCGCCCTGCTCTCCGAGAAGCTGCGCGGGTACATCGACCGTCTGGGCACCGCCTGGGTCGAGGGCGAGGTCACCCAATGGGGCGTCTCGAACGGCAACGTCTACGGCAAGCTGAAGGACCTCGATCGGGACGCCACGCTGAGCTTCACGCTCTGGTCGTCGGTGCGCGCGCGCCTCACCGAGCAGTTCGCGCAGGGCGACCGGGTCGTCGCGCTCGTGAAGCCGAACTGGTGGGTCAAGGGCGGCTCGCTCACCATGCAGGTGTACGAGCTGCGCCACGTCGGGCTCGGCGACCTGCTCGAGCGCCTCGAGCGCCTGCGCGCCCAGCTCGCCGCCGAGGGACTGTTCGACCCGGCGCGCAAGCGCCCGCTGCCCTTCCTGCCGCACCGCATCGGGCTCGTCACCGGCCGCGACAGCGACGCCGAGCAGGACGTGCTGCGCAATGCCCGCCTGCGCTGGCCGTCGGTGGACATCCGCCTCGAGTACGCAGCCGTGCAGGGCGACCGCACGGCCCGCGAGGTGAGCCGCGCGATCGAGCTCCTCGACGCCGACCCCGAGGTCGACGTCATCATCGTCGCGCGCGGCGGCGGCGACTTCCAGAACCTGCTCGGCTTCTCGGACGAGCGCGTGCTGCGCGCCGCTGCCGCCGCGACGACGCCCATCGTGAGCGCCATCGGGCACGAGGCCGACCGGCCGCTGCTCGACGAGGTGGCCGACCTCCGGGCATCCACACCGACGGATGCGGCCAAGCGCGTGGTCCCCGACGTGGCCGATGAACTGGCCCGCGTCCGCCAGGCTCGCGCGCGCATCGGCGCGCGCATGGCGCACCTGGTCGCCGCCGAGTTCGACCGCATCGGCCAGCTGCGCTCGCGCCCCGTGCTCGCCGACCCGCGCACCATGGTCGACGCGCGCGCCCAGGAGATCACGCGCTGGGTCGCACGCGGCAGCGACCTCGCCGAGCGCGCCGTCGAACAGGCCCGCGTCGCCACCGACCAGTTGCACGCGCGCCTGCGCGCGCTGTCGCCGCAGGCGACGCTCGATCGCGGCTACGCGATCGTGCAGCGCGCCGACGGACGCATCGTGCGCGAGCCCGCCGATGCGCCCGCGGGTGACGAAGTGCTCGTGGCCCTGCCGGTCGGCTCGATCCGCGCCGAGTCGCTCGGCCCGGGCGACCGCGAGGGCGACGCCCCGCCCGCCGAGCACGCAGGAAGCGCCGAATAG
- a CDS encoding 4-hydroxy-3-methylbut-2-enyl diphosphate reductase, giving the protein MPRVPAVRGRLKDTPVAGEKKVLLAAPRGYCAGVDRAVIAVEKALEHYGAPVYVRKQIVHNIHVVTELEKQGAIFVEEVDEVPEGEHIVFSAHGVSPAVVGAAADRGLHAIDATCPLVTKVHREAVRFARDDYEILLIGHEGHEEVEGTAGEAPDHVTLVNSPDDVPNIEVKDPDKVVWLSQTTLSVDETMETVRRLRERFPNLQDPPSDDICYATQNRQVAIKKVAQGADLVIVVGSANSSNSVRLVEVALEYGAKAAYRVDFSTQIEQSWLDGVETVGVTSGASVPEGLVQEVLIELADAGYGAVEEVKTAEEDLMFSLPKELRKDLKGSGRARGAAQH; this is encoded by the coding sequence ATGCCCCGCGTTCCCGCGGTGCGCGGGCGGCTCAAGGATACCCCGGTCGCTGGCGAGAAGAAGGTGCTGCTCGCCGCTCCGAGAGGGTACTGCGCGGGCGTCGACCGGGCCGTGATCGCGGTCGAGAAGGCGCTCGAGCACTACGGCGCGCCGGTGTACGTGCGCAAGCAGATCGTGCACAACATCCACGTCGTCACCGAGCTCGAGAAGCAGGGCGCGATCTTCGTCGAGGAGGTCGACGAGGTGCCCGAGGGTGAGCACATCGTCTTCAGCGCGCACGGTGTCTCGCCGGCCGTCGTGGGCGCGGCCGCCGACCGCGGCCTGCACGCGATCGACGCGACCTGCCCGCTGGTCACCAAGGTGCACCGCGAGGCCGTGCGCTTCGCGCGCGACGACTACGAGATCCTGCTCATCGGCCACGAGGGCCACGAGGAGGTCGAGGGCACCGCGGGCGAGGCGCCCGACCACGTGACGCTCGTCAACAGCCCCGACGACGTGCCGAACATCGAGGTGAAGGACCCCGACAAGGTGGTCTGGCTCTCGCAGACCACGCTCTCTGTCGACGAGACCATGGAGACCGTGCGGCGCCTGCGCGAGCGGTTCCCGAACCTGCAGGACCCGCCGTCGGACGACATCTGCTACGCCACGCAGAACCGTCAGGTCGCCATCAAGAAGGTGGCGCAGGGCGCCGACCTCGTGATCGTGGTCGGCAGTGCGAACTCGTCGAACAGCGTGCGCCTCGTCGAGGTCGCGCTCGAGTACGGCGCGAAGGCCGCGTACCGCGTCGACTTCTCGACGCAGATCGAGCAGTCGTGGCTCGACGGCGTCGAGACCGTGGGCGTCACGAGCGGGGCATCCGTGCCCGAGGGCCTCGTGCAGGAGGTGCTGATCGAGCTCGCCGATGCCGGCTACGGCGCGGTCGAGGAGGTCAAGACGGCCGAGGAGGACCTCATGTTCTCGCTGCCGAAGGAGCTCCGCAAGGACCTCAAGGGCTCGGGTCGCGCGCGCGGCGCCGCCCAGCACTGA
- a CDS encoding TetR/AcrR family transcriptional regulator, with protein MATRTERARPLSPEDRRAAIADAVVPLLIAHGRDVSTRQIAEAACVAEGTLFRAFDDKDAIIDAAVTRYLEPEPLRARLRAIDASRPLEWKVERVLDELCERFRGVIGVMSALGTRTPPHRHHHGEVYEAIIADLLAPDADRLTATPRQVARYLRLIAFASSVPAFGETVGLDTPELVDLITNGIASGHPLDRP; from the coding sequence ATGGCAACGCGCACCGAACGGGCGCGGCCGCTCTCCCCGGAGGACCGCCGCGCGGCGATCGCCGATGCCGTCGTGCCGCTGCTCATCGCGCACGGCCGCGACGTCAGCACCCGCCAGATCGCCGAGGCGGCGTGCGTGGCCGAGGGCACGCTCTTCCGCGCGTTCGACGACAAGGACGCGATCATCGACGCGGCCGTCACCCGTTACCTCGAGCCCGAGCCGCTGCGCGCCAGGCTGCGCGCGATCGATGCGAGCCGGCCGCTCGAGTGGAAGGTCGAGCGCGTGCTCGACGAGCTCTGCGAGCGGTTCCGCGGCGTGATCGGCGTCATGTCGGCCCTCGGCACCCGCACCCCGCCGCACCGACACCACCACGGCGAGGTGTACGAGGCGATCATCGCCGACCTGCTCGCGCCCGACGCCGACCGCCTGACGGCCACGCCCCGCCAGGTCGCCCGGTACCTGCGCCTGATCGCGTTCGCCTCGTCGGTCCCCGCCTTCGGGGAGACCGTCGGCCTGGACACCCCCGAACTCGTCGACCTCATCACGAACGGCATCGCCTCCGGGCATCCGCTCGACCGCCCCTGA
- a CDS encoding DUF4245 domain-containing protein has product MARGPRVVAELGRPETPDETAARKAQGAADRRRRQTVGNLIGSLLASLAVMAVIVLIVPRSDTPIEPDVDVAAVAEQAAIATSETLAVPELPEGWRSNAAELRTSGADGITSWYVGYLTPSDEYVGMYQAFDANPTWVAETLERTLAAGVTDIAGVEWTVYDNRDMVDDVGNARYGLVTEAGGSTFVLLGTATDDEFQTLATEIAPAVIANQP; this is encoded by the coding sequence ATGGCCCGCGGACCCCGCGTGGTCGCCGAACTCGGCCGACCCGAGACGCCCGACGAGACCGCAGCGCGCAAGGCGCAGGGCGCGGCCGACCGCCGGCGCCGGCAGACGGTCGGCAACCTGATCGGCTCGCTGCTCGCGTCGCTCGCGGTCATGGCCGTCATCGTGCTGATCGTGCCCCGCAGCGACACCCCGATCGAGCCCGACGTCGACGTGGCGGCCGTGGCCGAGCAGGCCGCGATCGCCACCTCCGAGACGCTCGCCGTGCCGGAGCTGCCCGAGGGCTGGCGCTCGAACGCCGCCGAGCTGCGCACCAGCGGCGCCGACGGCATCACGAGCTGGTACGTCGGGTACCTCACGCCAAGCGACGAGTACGTCGGCATGTACCAGGCGTTCGACGCGAACCCCACCTGGGTCGCCGAGACCCTCGAGCGCACGCTCGCGGCCGGTGTCACCGACATCGCCGGCGTCGAGTGGACCGTGTACGACAACCGCGACATGGTCGACGACGTCGGCAACGCCCGCTACGGCCTCGTCACCGAGGCGGGCGGCAGCACGTTCGTGCTGCTCGGCACCGCCACGGACGACGAGTTCCAGACGCTCGCCACCGAGATCGCCCCCGCGGTGATCGCCAACCAGCCCTGA
- a CDS encoding class II fumarate hydratase, translating to MGEVRVPAYALYRAQTQRAVENFPISGATLESAQIAALARIKKAAALANAELGVLDRAIADAIAGAADEVISGRHDAHFPVDVYQTGSGTSSNMNMNEVLATIATERLGSPVHPNDHVNASQSSNDVFPTSVHIAVTSALIDDLIPSLDHLAVSLEAKAELWANEVKSGRTHLMDATPVTLGQEFGGYARQLRLGIERVQSALPRVAEVPLGGTATGTGINTPAGFPQRVIAILQEETELPITEALDHFEAQANRDGLVEASGALRTIAVSLTKICNDLRWMGSGPNTGLGELHIPDLQPGSSIMPGKVNPVVPEAVLMVASRVVGNDASIAWSGASGSFELNVQIPVMGTALLESIRLLSNAVRVLADKTVDGLEANTERTSALAGMSPSIVTPLNKVIGYEAAAKIAKHSVAKGITVREAVVDLGYVERGEVTEEQLDAALDLLKMTRPPQA from the coding sequence ATGGGCGAGGTCAGGGTTCCCGCCTACGCCCTGTACCGCGCGCAGACGCAGCGGGCGGTCGAGAACTTCCCGATCTCGGGCGCGACGCTCGAGTCCGCGCAGATCGCCGCGCTCGCCCGCATCAAGAAGGCCGCAGCGCTCGCCAACGCCGAGCTGGGCGTGCTCGACCGCGCCATCGCCGACGCGATCGCCGGCGCGGCCGACGAGGTCATCTCGGGGCGCCACGACGCGCACTTCCCGGTCGACGTGTACCAGACCGGCTCGGGCACGTCGTCGAACATGAACATGAACGAGGTGCTCGCAACCATCGCGACCGAGCGCCTCGGCTCGCCCGTGCACCCGAACGACCACGTCAACGCGTCGCAGTCGTCGAACGACGTCTTCCCGACCTCGGTGCACATCGCCGTCACCAGCGCGCTGATCGACGACCTCATCCCCTCGCTCGACCACCTCGCGGTCTCCCTCGAGGCCAAGGCCGAGCTCTGGGCGAACGAGGTCAAGTCGGGCCGCACGCACCTCATGGACGCCACACCCGTGACCCTCGGCCAGGAGTTCGGCGGCTACGCGCGCCAGCTCCGCCTCGGCATCGAGCGCGTGCAGTCGGCCCTCCCCCGCGTGGCCGAGGTGCCGCTCGGCGGCACCGCCACCGGCACCGGCATCAACACGCCCGCCGGCTTCCCGCAGCGCGTGATCGCGATCCTCCAGGAGGAGACCGAGCTGCCGATCACCGAGGCGCTCGACCACTTCGAGGCGCAGGCGAACCGCGACGGGCTGGTCGAGGCATCCGGCGCCCTCCGCACCATCGCCGTGAGCCTCACCAAGATCTGCAACGACCTGCGCTGGATGGGCTCGGGCCCGAACACCGGCCTCGGCGAGCTGCACATCCCCGACCTCCAGCCCGGCTCGTCGATCATGCCCGGCAAGGTCAACCCGGTCGTGCCCGAGGCCGTGCTCATGGTCGCCTCGCGCGTGGTCGGCAACGACGCGTCGATCGCGTGGTCCGGGGCATCCGGCTCGTTCGAGCTGAACGTGCAGATCCCCGTCATGGGCACCGCGCTGCTCGAGTCGATCCGCCTGCTCTCCAACGCGGTGCGCGTGCTCGCCGACAAGACCGTCGACGGGCTCGAGGCGAACACCGAGCGCACGAGCGCGCTGGCCGGCATGTCGCCGTCGATCGTGACGCCGCTCAACAAGGTCATCGGCTACGAGGCCGCCGCGAAGATCGCCAAGCACTCGGTCGCCAAGGGCATCACGGTGCGCGAGGCCGTCGTCGACCTCGGCTACGTGGAGCGCGGCGAGGTCACCGAGGAGCAGCTCGACGCCGCCCTCGACCTGCTGAAGATGACGCGCCCGCCGCAGGCGTAG
- a CDS encoding DUF4307 domain-containing protein, whose amino-acid sequence MADDVLAERYGRTRSSKRRERTILVTVAAVFAVVFVAWVVWAGLDGTRPTLEVKDTGHRLLTDQRAVEVRFDLSAPVGSDTACVVQALNEEFVVVGWKVIEIPASDEYTRTFTETVRTAQEANTGLIYRCWLT is encoded by the coding sequence GTGGCCGACGACGTGCTCGCCGAACGGTACGGGCGCACCCGCTCGTCGAAGCGGCGGGAGCGCACGATCCTCGTCACCGTCGCCGCGGTGTTCGCCGTCGTGTTCGTCGCGTGGGTCGTCTGGGCGGGCCTCGACGGCACGCGCCCCACCCTCGAGGTGAAGGACACCGGCCACCGCCTCCTGACGGACCAGCGGGCGGTCGAGGTGCGCTTCGACCTCTCGGCACCGGTCGGCAGCGACACCGCCTGCGTGGTGCAGGCGCTCAACGAGGAGTTCGTCGTCGTGGGCTGGAAGGTCATCGAGATCCCGGCGTCCGACGAGTACACCCGCACCTTCACCGAGACCGTCCGCACGGCGCAGGAGGCCAACACCGGTTTGATCTACCGGTGCTGGCTGACCTAG
- a CDS encoding PhoH family protein, with protein MTSLETPKSTNQPASEAHRARAAKIPQAERSYVLDTSVLLSDPKALFRFAEHAVILPVVVITELEAKRHDPEIGYFARQALRILDELRVEHERLDFPIPVGDGGSLRVELNHSNPAVLPSGMRLGDNDSRILACAMNLANDGVAVTVVSKDLPLRVKAASIGIDAEEYRHELAVDSGWTGMSELALGGDDMASLYEHETLDSDLVQGLPTNTGLVVQSERGSALARVVGERTMRLVRGDRDVFGVHGRSAEQRLAIDLLLDPEVGILSLGGRAGTGKSALALCAGLEAVLERQQHKKIMVFRPLYAVGGQELGYLPGDQGEKMNPWGQAVFDTLGALVSQNVLDEVVDRGILEVLPLTHIRGRSLHDAFVIVDEAQSLERNVLLTMLSRIGQNSRVVLTHDVAQRDNLRVGRHDGIASVIETLKGHPLFGHVTLTRSERSAIAALVAEMLDGYEVH; from the coding sequence GTGACCTCACTCGAAACACCGAAGTCCACCAACCAGCCGGCGAGCGAGGCCCATCGGGCCCGAGCCGCGAAGATCCCGCAGGCGGAACGTTCGTACGTGCTCGACACGTCCGTCCTGCTGTCCGATCCCAAGGCGCTGTTCCGCTTCGCGGAGCACGCGGTCATCCTGCCGGTGGTCGTCATCACCGAGCTCGAGGCCAAGCGCCACGACCCGGAGATCGGCTACTTCGCCCGGCAGGCGCTGCGCATCCTCGACGAGCTGCGCGTCGAGCACGAGCGGTTGGACTTCCCCATCCCGGTCGGCGACGGCGGCTCGCTCCGCGTCGAACTGAACCACTCCAACCCGGCCGTGCTGCCGAGCGGCATGCGGCTCGGCGACAACGACTCGCGCATCCTCGCGTGCGCGATGAACCTGGCCAACGACGGCGTGGCCGTCACGGTCGTCTCGAAGGACCTCCCGCTGCGCGTCAAGGCCGCCTCGATCGGCATCGACGCGGAGGAGTACCGCCACGAGCTGGCCGTCGACTCGGGCTGGACGGGCATGTCGGAGCTCGCGCTCGGCGGCGACGACATGGCGTCGCTCTACGAGCACGAGACCCTCGACAGCGACCTCGTGCAGGGCCTGCCGACCAACACCGGGCTCGTCGTGCAGTCGGAGCGCGGCTCCGCGCTCGCGCGCGTCGTGGGCGAGCGCACCATGCGGCTCGTGCGCGGCGACCGCGACGTGTTCGGCGTGCACGGCCGATCGGCCGAGCAGCGCCTCGCGATCGACCTGCTGCTCGACCCCGAGGTCGGCATCCTCTCGCTCGGCGGACGCGCCGGCACCGGCAAGTCGGCGCTCGCGCTCTGCGCGGGACTCGAGGCGGTGCTCGAGCGCCAGCAGCACAAGAAGATCATGGTCTTCCGCCCGCTGTACGCCGTCGGCGGCCAGGAGCTCGGCTACCTGCCGGGCGACCAGGGCGAGAAGATGAACCCCTGGGGCCAGGCGGTGTTCGACACGCTCGGCGCGCTCGTCTCGCAGAACGTGCTCGACGAGGTCGTCGACCGGGGCATCCTCGAGGTGCTGCCGCTCACGCACATCCGCGGCCGGTCGCTGCACGACGCGTTCGTGATCGTCGATGAGGCGCAGTCGCTCGAGCGCAACGTACTGCTCACGATGCTCTCGCGCATCGGCCAGAACTCGCGCGTGGTGCTCACCCACGACGTCGCCCAGCGAGACAACCTGCGCGTCGGCCGGCACGACGGCATCGCCTCCGTGATCGAGACGCTCAAGGGGCATCCGCTCTTCGGCCACGTCACCCTGACCCGCTCGGAGCGCTCGGCGATCGCCGCGCTCGTGGCGGAGATGCTCGACGGCTACGAGGTGCACTGA
- a CDS encoding isoprenyl transferase, translating into MQKRERSTGRGILYRLYANRLQRELESMTLPHHVAMIIDGNRRWAKQLGYETAAHGHRAGAAKMREFLEWCDDLGIQVVTLYLLSADNLGNRSDSELSDLVEIIADLADELSRYRDWRVQHVGSREGLPEPLVAALEAAEARTAGRTGLHVNLAVGYGGRREITDAMRSIVASHHAEGRSLEDLAESLTPDLIGEHLYTGGQPDPDLVIRTSGEQRLSDFMLWQAAHSEFYFVEALGPDLRRVDFLRAVRDFSSRHRRFGG; encoded by the coding sequence GTGCAGAAGCGGGAACGATCCACCGGCCGCGGCATCCTCTACCGGTTGTATGCGAATCGACTGCAGCGCGAGCTCGAGTCGATGACGCTGCCGCACCACGTGGCGATGATCATCGACGGCAACCGCCGCTGGGCGAAGCAGCTGGGCTACGAGACCGCGGCGCACGGGCACCGCGCGGGCGCGGCGAAGATGCGCGAGTTCCTGGAGTGGTGCGACGACCTGGGCATCCAGGTGGTCACCCTCTACCTGCTCTCGGCCGACAACCTCGGCAACCGCTCCGATTCCGAGCTCTCCGACCTGGTCGAGATCATCGCCGACCTGGCCGACGAGCTGTCGCGCTACCGCGACTGGCGCGTGCAGCACGTCGGCTCCCGCGAGGGGCTGCCCGAGCCGCTCGTGGCCGCGCTCGAGGCCGCGGAGGCGCGCACCGCGGGCCGCACCGGGCTGCACGTGAACCTCGCGGTCGGCTACGGCGGCCGCCGGGAGATCACCGACGCGATGCGCTCGATCGTCGCCTCCCACCATGCCGAGGGGCGCAGCCTCGAAGACCTGGCCGAATCGCTCACGCCCGACCTCATCGGCGAGCACCTGTACACGGGCGGCCAGCCCGACCCCGACCTCGTGATCCGCACCTCGGGCGAGCAGCGGCTGAGCGACTTCATGCTGTGGCAGGCCGCGCACAGCGAGTTCTACTTCGTCGAGGCGCTGGGGCCCGACCTCCGGCGCGTCGACTTCCTGCGCGCGGTGCGCGACTTCTCGAGCCGGCACCGCCGGTTCGGTGGATGA